In Streptomyces hawaiiensis, one genomic interval encodes:
- a CDS encoding ABC transporter permease, which produces MATITASPPRLGLPGLLKNRAVQKLLLLALAAVILVPLANARWASGAWPSGLTVDLSEPLAKTSDWIIDNRDSHPLFLYFFGHVSNVVVIAVRAVYLTLLAIGWAGVTALGALVAWRVAGVRLALGTAAAFLACGLLGMWVPTMQTLALMVAAVLASVVVGMLLGLASGLSDRMDRVLRPVLDTMQVLPAFAYLLPVVLVFGIGVPAAVLATVVYAAPPMARLTSLGLRGADKEVLEAVESLGSTARQRLLTARIPLARKELLLGLNQTIMMALSMAVIAAVIGAGGLGDRVYQALASVDVGAALAAGIPIVLLAVVLDRVTAAAGERLGADPEPRSGLGWLYVLAGVVAVAVAGRLVGRLDWPDPWVVGIAEPVNRAVDWMTAHLYSGVPVIGGTADWAGHFTTWVLDPMRDGLQGLPWWSVLLIVAALAWVIGTWRTALTAVLAMAAIGVLGVWKPSLDTLSQVLAAVAVTLVVGFAVGIAAARSDRLERALRPVLDVFQTMPQFVYLIPVVALFGVGRAPAVAAAIVYALPAVVRITTQGLRQVDPAAMEASGSLGATSWQQLKQVQLPLARPALLLAVNQGLVLVLAVVVIGGLVGGGALGYDVVFGLAQGDLATGLVAGAAIVCLGLMLDRVTQPTERRAKKGA; this is translated from the coding sequence ATGGCGACCATCACCGCGTCCCCGCCGCGCCTCGGCCTGCCCGGGCTGCTGAAGAACCGTGCCGTCCAGAAGCTTCTTCTGCTGGCCCTCGCCGCCGTGATCCTCGTTCCGCTGGCCAACGCCCGCTGGGCCAGCGGCGCCTGGCCGAGCGGGCTGACGGTGGACCTCTCCGAGCCGCTAGCCAAGACCAGCGACTGGATCATCGACAACCGCGACAGCCACCCGCTGTTCCTGTACTTCTTCGGCCACGTCAGCAACGTCGTCGTCATCGCCGTACGGGCCGTCTACCTCACCCTCCTGGCCATCGGCTGGGCGGGCGTCACGGCCCTCGGCGCGCTGGTCGCCTGGCGGGTGGCGGGCGTGCGGCTGGCCCTCGGCACGGCCGCCGCGTTCCTCGCCTGCGGGCTGCTCGGCATGTGGGTGCCGACCATGCAGACGCTCGCCCTGATGGTCGCCGCGGTCCTCGCGTCGGTCGTGGTGGGCATGCTGCTCGGGCTCGCCTCCGGACTGTCCGACCGCATGGACCGCGTGCTGCGCCCGGTCCTGGACACCATGCAGGTGCTGCCCGCCTTCGCCTACCTGCTGCCGGTCGTGCTGGTCTTCGGCATCGGCGTCCCGGCGGCCGTCCTGGCCACCGTCGTCTACGCCGCCCCGCCCATGGCCCGCCTGACCTCGCTCGGGCTGCGCGGTGCCGACAAGGAGGTGCTGGAAGCCGTCGAGTCGCTCGGCTCCACCGCACGCCAGCGCCTGCTGACGGCCCGCATCCCGCTGGCCCGCAAGGAACTCCTCCTCGGCCTCAACCAGACGATCATGATGGCGCTGTCCATGGCCGTCATCGCCGCCGTCATCGGCGCGGGCGGTCTCGGTGACCGCGTCTACCAGGCGCTGGCCTCCGTCGACGTCGGTGCCGCGCTCGCCGCCGGTATCCCGATCGTGCTGCTGGCGGTCGTCCTGGACCGCGTCACGGCAGCGGCCGGGGAGCGGCTCGGCGCCGACCCGGAGCCCCGCAGCGGCCTCGGCTGGCTCTACGTCCTCGCCGGCGTCGTCGCCGTGGCGGTCGCCGGGCGGCTCGTGGGCCGCCTCGACTGGCCCGACCCCTGGGTCGTCGGCATCGCCGAGCCCGTCAACCGCGCGGTGGACTGGATGACCGCGCACCTGTACTCGGGCGTCCCCGTCATCGGCGGCACCGCCGACTGGGCCGGACACTTCACCACCTGGGTCCTCGACCCGATGCGCGACGGCCTGCAGGGGCTGCCCTGGTGGTCGGTGCTGCTGATCGTCGCCGCCCTCGCCTGGGTGATCGGCACCTGGCGCACCGCGCTCACCGCCGTCCTCGCCATGGCCGCGATCGGCGTCCTCGGCGTCTGGAAGCCGTCCCTGGACACCCTCTCCCAGGTCCTCGCGGCCGTCGCCGTCACCCTCGTCGTCGGCTTCGCCGTCGGCATCGCCGCGGCCCGCAGCGACCGCCTGGAGCGGGCGCTGCGCCCGGTCCTCGACGTGTTCCAGACGATGCCGCAGTTCGTCTACCTGATCCCGGTCGTCGCCCTGTTCGGCGTCGGCCGCGCCCCGGCCGTCGCCGCGGCGATCGTCTACGCGCTGCCGGCCGTCGTCCGCATCACCACCCAGGGCCTGCGCCAGGTCGACCCGGCCGCCATGGAGGCCTCCGGCTCGCTCGGCGCGACCAGCTGGCAGCAGCTGAAGCAGGTGCAGCTCCCGCTGGCCCGCCCGGCGCTGCTGCTCGCCGTCAACCAGGGCCTCGTCCTGGTCCTCGCCGTCGTCGTCATCGGCGGCCTCGTCGGCGGTGGCGCCCTCGGCTACGACGTCGTCTTCGGCCTCGCCCAGGGCGACCTGGCGACCGGTCTGGTGGCCGGCGCGGCGATCGTCTGCCTCGGCCTGATGCTCGACCGGGTGACCCAGCCCACCGAACGCCGCGCGAAGAAGGGAGCCTGA
- a CDS encoding ABC transporter substrate-binding protein, translating to MRVRTTAIAAAVSSLALLTGCGAADMTKQASPFANAQGAKTVTLSVQSWVGAQSNVAVAQYLLEHELGYRVDTVQVDEVPAWDALSQGRVDALLEDWGHPEQEQRYVKDKKTIAPAGELGVTGHIGWFVPTYLAKQHPDITNWKNLNKYADLFRTPESGSKGQLMDGSPSYVTNDKALVKNLKLDYQVVFAGSEAAQITQMKQFAKEKKPFLTYWYSPQWLFKKVPMTEVKLPAYKEGCDADPEKVACAYPHTPLQKYLNTDFAKNGGKAAAFLKKFKWTTGDQNEVSLLIADKKMTPEDAAKKWVDSHKSTWKKWLP from the coding sequence ATGCGCGTCCGTACTACTGCGATAGCAGCCGCGGTGAGCTCCCTTGCGCTGCTCACCGGCTGCGGTGCCGCCGACATGACCAAGCAGGCCTCGCCCTTCGCCAACGCACAGGGCGCCAAGACCGTGACCCTGTCCGTGCAGTCCTGGGTGGGCGCCCAGTCCAACGTGGCCGTCGCCCAGTACCTCCTGGAGCACGAGCTCGGCTACCGCGTCGACACCGTCCAGGTCGACGAGGTGCCCGCCTGGGACGCGCTCAGCCAGGGCCGCGTCGACGCGCTCCTGGAGGACTGGGGCCACCCGGAGCAGGAGCAGCGGTACGTCAAGGACAAGAAGACGATCGCGCCCGCCGGCGAACTCGGCGTCACCGGCCACATCGGCTGGTTCGTCCCGACGTACCTCGCCAAGCAGCACCCGGACATCACGAACTGGAAGAACCTCAACAAGTACGCCGACCTCTTCCGCACCCCGGAGAGCGGCAGCAAGGGCCAGCTGATGGACGGTTCGCCGTCCTACGTCACCAACGACAAGGCGCTGGTGAAGAACCTGAAGCTGGACTACCAGGTGGTGTTCGCCGGGTCCGAGGCGGCGCAGATCACGCAGATGAAGCAGTTCGCCAAGGAGAAGAAGCCCTTCCTCACCTACTGGTACTCGCCGCAGTGGCTCTTCAAGAAGGTCCCGATGACCGAGGTGAAGCTGCCGGCGTACAAGGAGGGCTGCGACGCCGACCCGGAGAAGGTCGCCTGCGCCTACCCGCACACGCCGCTGCAGAAGTACCTCAACACGGACTTCGCGAAGAACGGCGGCAAGGCGGCGGCGTTCCTGAAGAAGTTCAAGTGGACGACCGGGGACCAGAACGAGGTCTCCCTGCTGATCGCCGACAAGAAGATGACGCCGGAGGACGCGGCGAAGAAGTGGGTGGACAGCCACAAGTCCACGTGGAAGAAGTGGCTGCCCTGA
- a CDS encoding isocitrate lyase/PEP mutase family protein gives MSKVDVFRALHHHRAPGDPLVLPGPWDAASARVFAEAGFPALATPSAGVAASLGYEDGQVPADEMFAAVARIARAVDVPVSADVEGGYGLAPKDLVERLLEVGAVGCNLEDSADGVLKDPRTHAGWLAEVREAAGDRLFVNARIDTFACGVDDPGPAIERAALYVAAGADCVYPIGAPPEVLPLLRAGIRGPVNVGAPADGGPSPAELGARGATRITFGPGLQRRAARALREIAGRLAR, from the coding sequence ATGAGCAAGGTTGATGTGTTCCGTGCCCTGCACCACCACCGGGCGCCCGGTGATCCTCTCGTGCTGCCCGGGCCGTGGGACGCGGCCAGTGCGCGGGTGTTCGCCGAGGCCGGGTTCCCCGCGCTCGCCACGCCCAGCGCCGGGGTCGCCGCCTCGCTCGGCTACGAGGACGGGCAGGTCCCGGCCGACGAGATGTTCGCGGCGGTCGCCCGGATCGCCCGGGCTGTCGACGTACCCGTGTCGGCGGATGTGGAGGGCGGCTACGGGCTCGCGCCGAAGGACCTCGTGGAGCGGCTGCTGGAGGTGGGGGCGGTCGGCTGCAACCTGGAGGACTCCGCGGACGGGGTGCTCAAGGACCCCCGCACGCACGCCGGTTGGCTGGCCGAGGTGCGGGAGGCCGCCGGTGACCGGCTCTTCGTCAACGCGCGCATCGACACCTTCGCCTGCGGAGTGGACGATCCCGGCCCGGCCATCGAGCGGGCCGCGCTGTACGTGGCCGCGGGCGCCGACTGCGTGTACCCGATCGGGGCGCCGCCGGAGGTCCTGCCACTGCTGCGGGCCGGGATCCGGGGTCCGGTCAACGTGGGGGCCCCGGCCGACGGTGGCCCCTCCCCCGCCGAACTCGGCGCGCGAGGGGCCACCCGGATCACCTTCGGGCCGGGACTCCAACGACGGGCCGCCCGGGCCCTGCGGGAGATCGCCGGCCGGCTGGCCCGGTGA
- a CDS encoding carboxymuconolactone decarboxylase family protein, translating to MTARTRLLDPAVGRALSALSKVAKQGLGDPALAELVVIRASQLNHCAFCLDMHLTIAREYGVSEKQLDLLTAWEEAENVFDERERAALALTESVTVLTAGFVPDEVYERAAKHFDEVRLAHLLGLIVAINNWNRVMVSRRIAPGGYTP from the coding sequence GTGACGGCTCGGACCCGGCTGCTCGACCCGGCGGTCGGCCGGGCCCTGTCCGCGCTCAGCAAGGTCGCCAAGCAGGGCCTCGGCGACCCGGCCCTGGCCGAACTCGTGGTGATCCGGGCCTCGCAGCTCAACCACTGCGCGTTCTGCCTCGACATGCATCTCACGATCGCCCGCGAGTACGGGGTGAGCGAGAAGCAGCTCGATCTGCTGACCGCGTGGGAGGAGGCCGAGAACGTCTTCGACGAGCGGGAGCGGGCCGCGCTCGCGCTGACGGAGTCGGTGACCGTGCTGACCGCCGGTTTCGTGCCGGACGAGGTGTACGAGCGGGCCGCCAAGCACTTCGACGAGGTGCGGCTCGCCCATCTGCTCGGGCTGATCGTCGCCATCAACAACTGGAACCGGGTGATGGTCAGCCGCCGTATCGCGCCGGGGGGTTACACGCCATGA
- a CDS encoding carboxymuconolactone decarboxylase family protein: MTTHTDDTTGVEYAPEQPARLEWAKHAPEVYKAMVRLEIAARQGLDHKLYELVKIRASQINHCAFCIDMHTKDALASGESVERIVQLSAWEESRHFYTAKEIAALELTEAVTVLTGGTSQAFGSGGGFVPDEVYDNAAKHFEEAELAQVIAAITAINAWNRFGVTCRMTPGYYEPGQYK, encoded by the coding sequence ATGACGACGCACACCGATGACACGACGGGCGTGGAGTACGCCCCCGAGCAGCCCGCCCGCCTGGAGTGGGCCAAGCACGCGCCCGAGGTCTACAAGGCGATGGTCCGGCTGGAGATCGCCGCCCGGCAGGGGCTCGACCACAAGCTGTACGAGCTGGTGAAGATCCGCGCCTCCCAGATCAACCACTGCGCCTTCTGCATCGACATGCACACCAAGGACGCCCTCGCCTCGGGTGAGAGCGTCGAGCGGATCGTGCAGCTGAGCGCCTGGGAGGAGTCGCGGCACTTCTACACCGCGAAGGAGATCGCGGCCCTGGAGCTGACGGAGGCCGTGACGGTCCTGACTGGGGGCACCTCCCAGGCTTTCGGCTCTGGGGGAGGTTTCGTGCCGGACGAGGTGTACGACAACGCCGCGAAGCACTTCGAGGAGGCCGAGCTGGCGCAGGTCATCGCCGCGATCACGGCGATCAACGCCTGGAACCGGTTCGGGGTGACCTGCCGTATGACGCCCGGGTACTACGAGCCGGGGCAGTACAAGTGA
- a CDS encoding PLP-dependent aminotransferase family protein — translation MAEQWATLGVDLHVEPTGPGLRRGLTDALREAVRSGRLAPGTRLPSSRALAADLGIARNTVADAYADLVAEGWLTARQGSGTRVAAREVVPPSGTAPHPRAPARPAYDLRPGSPDLASFPRAEWLKAARRALTAAPHHALDYGDPRGRPELRAALAGYLSRARGVRADPERIVVCAGFAHGLKLLGTVLRARGARTVAGESYGLDAHWRILAASGLDTTPLPFDRLGTDPGGLSKADALLLTPAHQFPMGVPLHRDRRTAVVDWARRTGGLVLEDDYDGEFRYDRQPVGALQGLDPDRVVHLGTTSKSLAPGLRLAWMVLPPDLAEEVAAAKGGVDTCGVLDQLTLAEFLTSGAYDRHVRATRLRYRRRRDALVAAVTARAPGARVTGIAAGLHVLLRLPPGTEQSVVQGANWRGLALHGLARYTHPAARAEPVDALVVGYGTPPDHAWSGALDALCAVLPG, via the coding sequence ATGGCGGAACAGTGGGCCACTCTGGGCGTCGACCTGCACGTGGAGCCGACCGGCCCGGGCCTGCGCCGGGGGCTGACCGACGCCCTGCGCGAGGCGGTGCGCTCCGGCCGGCTGGCCCCCGGCACCCGGCTGCCCTCCTCCCGCGCCCTTGCCGCCGACCTGGGCATCGCCCGCAACACGGTCGCCGACGCCTACGCCGACCTGGTCGCCGAGGGCTGGCTCACCGCCCGGCAGGGCTCGGGCACCCGGGTCGCCGCGCGCGAGGTCGTCCCGCCGTCCGGCACGGCACCCCACCCCCGCGCACCCGCCCGCCCGGCCTACGATCTGCGCCCCGGCAGCCCCGACCTCGCGTCCTTCCCGCGTGCGGAGTGGCTCAAGGCCGCCCGCCGCGCCCTCACCGCCGCCCCGCACCACGCGCTCGACTACGGCGACCCGCGCGGCCGCCCCGAGCTGCGGGCCGCACTCGCCGGGTACCTCTCCCGGGCCCGGGGCGTGCGCGCTGACCCCGAACGGATCGTGGTGTGCGCCGGGTTCGCGCACGGCCTGAAGCTGCTCGGCACGGTCCTGCGGGCGCGCGGGGCGCGGACGGTCGCGGGCGAGTCGTACGGCCTCGACGCGCACTGGAGGATCCTGGCCGCCTCCGGCCTGGACACCACCCCGCTGCCCTTCGACCGGCTGGGCACCGACCCGGGCGGGTTGTCCAAAGCCGACGCGCTGCTGCTCACCCCCGCCCACCAGTTCCCCATGGGCGTGCCCCTGCACCGCGACCGCCGTACGGCCGTCGTGGACTGGGCCCGGCGCACCGGGGGACTGGTGCTGGAGGACGACTACGACGGTGAGTTCCGCTACGACCGGCAGCCCGTCGGCGCGCTCCAGGGCCTGGACCCCGACCGGGTCGTCCACCTGGGCACCACCAGCAAGTCCCTCGCTCCCGGGCTGCGGCTGGCCTGGATGGTGCTGCCGCCGGACCTCGCCGAGGAGGTCGCGGCGGCGAAGGGCGGCGTCGACACCTGCGGGGTGCTGGACCAGCTGACCCTGGCCGAGTTCCTCACCTCCGGCGCCTACGACCGGCACGTCCGCGCGACCCGCCTGCGCTACCGGCGCCGCCGGGACGCCCTGGTCGCCGCTGTCACGGCCCGGGCCCCGGGAGCCCGCGTCACCGGCATCGCCGCCGGTCTGCACGTCCTGCTGCGGCTGCCGCCCGGCACCGAGCAGTCGGTGGTCCAGGGGGCGAACTGGCGGGGCCTCGCGCTCCACGGACTCGCCCGGTACACCCACCCCGCCGCCCGGGCCGAGCCCGTCGACGCCCTGGTCGTCGGATACGGCACCCCGCCGGACCACGCCTGGTCGGGAGCGCTGGACGCGCTGTGCGCGGTACTGCCCGGATAA
- a CDS encoding carboxymuconolactone decarboxylase family protein, whose protein sequence is MSENSSLPRVALKKITPDVSAAMGSLHTAAVSAAQDAKLEPELLELVRIRASQINGCAFCLDMHTRDAREQGETEQRIHTLNAWRETPFFTGRERAALALTEAVTLVHDGRVPDAVYAEAAGVFDENQIAALIWSATVINAYNRIAIATRMVPKN, encoded by the coding sequence ATGAGTGAAAATTCCTCCCTGCCCCGCGTAGCCCTGAAGAAAATCACCCCGGACGTCTCCGCCGCAATGGGCTCCCTGCACACCGCCGCCGTTTCCGCCGCCCAGGACGCCAAACTCGAACCGGAACTGCTGGAACTGGTCAGGATCCGCGCCTCACAGATCAACGGCTGTGCGTTCTGCCTCGACATGCACACCAGGGACGCCCGCGAGCAGGGCGAGACCGAGCAGCGCATCCACACCCTGAACGCCTGGCGGGAGACGCCCTTCTTCACCGGACGCGAGCGCGCCGCCCTGGCGTTGACCGAGGCGGTGACGCTGGTCCACGACGGCCGCGTCCCCGACGCCGTCTACGCCGAGGCGGCCGGGGTCTTCGACGAGAACCAGATCGCCGCCCTCATCTGGTCGGCCACCGTCATCAACGCCTACAACCGCATCGCGATAGCGACCCGCATGGTCCCGAAAAACTGA
- a CDS encoding aminotransferase class IV: protein MTRPAVAEGLWAWTPGRGLAPAPEGTAEGRLLVADSWLLREGGVRAYARHRERFSRSCGECGGPEPRRLLAFWRDVTAALPRTGAWFPRVELAAGSLELRLLLRPAPPLGAGVRLWAAGQSDPRTVPRRKGPDLDTLARVRRRAAVEGAEEAVLIAPSGTVLESATASVLWWEDDILCLPPPRLPVLPGVTAGLVQERALRCGFRIAHRERTVAELEGREVWLVNALHGIRPVTGWIGRPMRVPPAERAGEWRTWLDGVMEPLPAD, encoded by the coding sequence GTGACAAGACCGGCGGTGGCGGAGGGCCTGTGGGCGTGGACGCCCGGCCGTGGCCTGGCCCCGGCCCCGGAGGGGACGGCCGAGGGGCGGCTGCTCGTCGCGGACTCGTGGCTGCTGCGCGAGGGCGGGGTGCGGGCCTATGCCCGGCACCGGGAGCGGTTCTCGCGGTCCTGCGGTGAGTGCGGCGGGCCGGAGCCGCGCCGGCTCCTGGCGTTCTGGCGGGACGTGACCGCCGCGCTGCCGCGCACGGGGGCGTGGTTCCCCCGGGTGGAACTCGCGGCGGGGTCCCTGGAGCTGCGGCTGCTGCTGCGGCCCGCTCCGCCGCTGGGCGCGGGGGTGCGCCTCTGGGCGGCGGGCCAGTCCGATCCGCGGACCGTGCCCCGCCGCAAGGGCCCGGACCTGGACACCCTGGCCCGGGTGCGCCGCCGGGCCGCGGTCGAGGGCGCGGAGGAGGCGGTGCTGATCGCCCCCTCGGGCACGGTCCTGGAGTCGGCCACCGCCAGTGTCCTGTGGTGGGAGGACGACATCCTGTGCCTGCCCCCGCCGCGGCTGCCCGTCCTGCCGGGTGTGACGGCCGGGCTGGTGCAGGAGCGGGCGCTGCGCTGCGGGTTCCGGATCGCGCACCGGGAGCGGACCGTGGCCGAGCTGGAGGGCCGTGAGGTGTGGCTGGTGAACGCGCTGCACGGAATTCGGCCCGTGACGGGCTGGATCGGACGGCCGATGCGGGTGCCTCCGGCGGAAAGGGCCGGGGAATGGCGCACCTGGCTGGACGGCGTCATGGAGCCGCTGCCGGCCGACTGA
- a CDS encoding FAD-dependent oxidoreductase: MTPVLVVGAGPVGLSAALALRAHGLPVTLLEADPQGRERPGSRALFVHRETLALLDGMLPGLAAEITSYGRTWHTRRTLYRGREVYARTFPPPSGPPPFTSLRQTDTERFLRAACERAGVGFVWGARVTGVHSTGSGVRLTGADGREWSASHVVAADGARSAVRRELGIELEGTRGEGFHVVVDVADVPGAELPWERVFHYEHPGAGGRGVMRVPFTGGFQVDLQCRDDDRPEEFGTEEAVRRWLPAIVGDGYGERILWVSVYRFLRKVAASFTDPHRRVLLAGEAAHLFPPFGARGMNSGIADAAAAAEAIAAGTGEAVARFAEVRRAAGLFNMAAAGTALDHLRPRRRIVRVRQRAAAALAPVLPWCGSWLEHAPYGPRHGAPAVAGRTY; this comes from the coding sequence ATGACCCCGGTCCTGGTGGTGGGCGCCGGGCCGGTGGGCCTGTCGGCGGCCCTCGCGCTACGGGCGCACGGCCTGCCGGTCACGCTGCTGGAGGCCGATCCGCAAGGCCGTGAACGGCCCGGGAGCCGGGCCCTGTTCGTGCACCGGGAGACCCTCGCCCTGCTGGACGGGATGCTGCCCGGCCTCGCCGCCGAGATCACCTCGTACGGACGGACCTGGCACACCAGACGCACCCTGTACCGGGGACGCGAGGTCTACGCCCGGACCTTCCCGCCCCCGTCCGGCCCGCCGCCGTTCACCAGCCTGCGCCAGACGGACACCGAACGTTTTCTGCGGGCGGCCTGTGAGCGGGCCGGGGTCGGCTTCGTGTGGGGCGCCCGCGTGACGGGCGTGCACAGCACGGGAAGCGGGGTCCGGCTGACGGGTGCGGACGGGCGGGAGTGGAGCGCTTCCCACGTCGTCGCCGCCGACGGGGCCCGCTCGGCGGTCCGGCGCGAGCTGGGCATCGAGCTGGAGGGCACCCGCGGCGAGGGCTTCCACGTCGTCGTGGACGTCGCCGATGTGCCGGGCGCCGAGCTGCCGTGGGAGCGGGTCTTCCACTACGAGCATCCCGGGGCCGGCGGCCGCGGTGTCATGCGGGTGCCGTTCACCGGGGGCTTCCAGGTCGACCTCCAGTGCCGCGACGACGACCGGCCGGAGGAGTTCGGCACCGAGGAGGCCGTACGGCGCTGGCTGCCCGCGATCGTCGGGGACGGCTACGGCGAGAGGATCCTGTGGGTGTCGGTGTACCGCTTCCTGCGCAAGGTGGCGGCCTCGTTCACCGATCCGCACCGGCGGGTGCTGCTGGCCGGTGAGGCGGCGCATCTCTTCCCGCCGTTCGGGGCGCGCGGGATGAACAGCGGGATCGCGGACGCGGCGGCCGCCGCCGAGGCGATCGCCGCCGGGACCGGCGAGGCGGTCGCGCGCTTCGCCGAGGTGCGGCGCGCGGCGGGTCTGTTCAACATGGCCGCCGCCGGTACGGCCCTGGACCATCTGCGGCCGCGCCGCCGGATCGTCCGGGTCAGGCAGCGGGCCGCGGCGGCCCTGGCGCCGGTGCTGCCGTGGTGTGGATCCTGGCTGGAGCACGCGCCGTACGGGCCCCGGCACGGGGCGCCCGCCGTCGCGGGCCGCACGTACTGA
- a CDS encoding class I adenylate-forming enzyme family protein, with the protein MRQPLLADRGFYLGPVFRRAADRHGAVFVTLDRPLDVAPSLGVDLSYSVLADVVEELSGRLWEAGVRPSEQVVVHKADNVDIMLLTCAASRIGAVPVLLSPALAPDVAGQLLERLRRPWLITDAATLDGLKDIALSGLVRRTLSVDEAPGAEPLAAYPGAEPPLPVRLHPGEPALITHSSGTTGVPKLAVHCARTMWNRLVPQQAMGWPTRGETAALHMSFVHSRFYHLLGVLLHFGSPLVLITDPDPAAVGPLLARHRPGIVETHPNTFVLWEELAGAPGAPLSRVRSYGSTFDAIHPRTVRRLLDASRRRTPWLIQLYGQSETGPVAFQVVTRRGAARADGRRVGFGIPGFTRVRVSDAEGGRVPPGTPGRIEARTRGRILTYLGMPERYDRQLTDGWWEMGDLGYRSRLGALYLIDREVDQIDAVHSNLEVEDALMSRLEELREVVIVPGADREPVPVVCVRGERPLDPERWRRATDGLPAMAEPRQWRFEDLPMTATWKVKRVEIARMLGEGVRA; encoded by the coding sequence ATGCGACAGCCCCTGCTCGCGGACCGCGGCTTCTATCTGGGACCGGTCTTCCGGCGTGCGGCCGACCGGCACGGGGCCGTCTTCGTCACCCTCGACCGGCCGCTCGACGTCGCCCCCTCCCTGGGCGTCGACCTGAGCTACAGCGTGCTGGCCGATGTGGTCGAGGAGTTGTCCGGCCGGCTGTGGGAGGCCGGGGTGCGGCCCTCGGAGCAGGTCGTCGTGCACAAGGCCGACAACGTCGACATCATGCTGCTGACCTGCGCTGCCTCCCGTATCGGGGCCGTGCCCGTGCTGCTGTCGCCCGCGCTGGCCCCCGACGTGGCGGGGCAGCTTCTCGAGCGGCTGCGGCGGCCCTGGCTGATCACCGACGCCGCGACGCTGGACGGGCTGAAGGACATCGCCCTGTCCGGGCTCGTGCGGCGGACGCTGTCCGTGGACGAGGCACCCGGGGCCGAGCCGCTGGCGGCGTACCCCGGCGCCGAACCGCCTCTGCCCGTCCGGCTCCATCCCGGCGAACCCGCCCTGATCACCCACAGCTCGGGCACCACCGGCGTCCCCAAACTGGCCGTGCACTGCGCGCGGACCATGTGGAACCGGCTCGTGCCGCAGCAGGCGATGGGCTGGCCCACCCGGGGTGAGACCGCCGCACTGCACATGTCCTTCGTGCACTCGCGCTTCTACCATCTGCTCGGTGTCCTGCTGCACTTCGGCAGCCCGCTCGTGCTGATCACCGACCCGGATCCGGCCGCGGTCGGCCCGCTGCTGGCCCGGCACCGGCCCGGCATCGTCGAGACACACCCCAACACGTTCGTGCTGTGGGAGGAACTGGCCGGCGCGCCCGGCGCCCCGCTGTCCCGGGTCCGGTCCTACGGCTCGACGTTCGACGCGATCCATCCGCGTACCGTGCGGCGGCTGCTGGACGCGTCGCGGCGCCGTACGCCCTGGCTGATCCAGCTGTACGGGCAGAGCGAGACGGGCCCGGTGGCGTTCCAGGTGGTGACCCGGCGCGGTGCCGCCCGGGCGGACGGCCGCCGGGTCGGGTTCGGGATACCCGGCTTCACCCGGGTCCGGGTCTCCGACGCCGAGGGCGGGCGGGTGCCGCCCGGCACTCCGGGCCGCATCGAGGCGCGCACCCGGGGACGGATCCTCACCTACCTCGGCATGCCGGAGCGCTACGACCGTCAGCTCACCGACGGCTGGTGGGAGATGGGCGACCTGGGCTACCGCAGCCGCCTGGGCGCGCTGTACCTGATCGACCGGGAGGTGGACCAGATCGACGCCGTGCACAGCAACCTGGAGGTCGAGGACGCGCTGATGTCCCGGCTGGAGGAGCTGCGCGAGGTCGTGATCGTGCCGGGGGCGGACCGTGAGCCGGTGCCGGTGGTGTGCGTGCGCGGCGAGCGGCCCCTGGACCCGGAGCGCTGGCGGCGGGCCACGGACGGGCTGCCGGCGATGGCCGAGCCGCGGCAGTGGCGGTTCGAGGACCTGCCGATGACGGCGACCTGGAAGGTGAAGCGGGTGGAGATCGCCCGGATGCTCGGCGAAGGCGTCAGGGCATGA